The DNA segment ACCGGGCGGACCGCCGCAACCGATCCCGGGGCTCGGAGCCCTCGCCGGCCCACTGACCGCGTTCGGTGGCCCGATGGGTTTGCCGCACGGAGCGCCGCAAAGTATGCTGAAGGCACCGCCCGATCTGCACCGGGAGGACTTGAAAGTGCCGCTCGGTGGACCCTCCGCTGAGGAGCGTATGGTATGTGTTGCGGAGCGTGATTTCCATTCCGCCAGCGCGGACGAACCTAAGTGTgccttttctccttctttaAACCATTCTACAGCGCAACTCCGTATCACCGGCGGATCGGGAAAAGTATCGACCACGATCACCCCTCGAGCTGGACGGCGAAGCAAAGCGGCGGAAAGAGGAAAAGCTTAACCACGTAAGTAGCTGTCGTCGCGTGCCGGGAGAGGTTGTTAGGATCGAACATATATGCGTGTCGTCCCCCGTTTTCCCCGCAGCATCATAGCTCAGTCAGAAGAGAGGAGGAGGGTGTGCTTAGAGCGTGTGTTTTGTCTGTGTCTGCTTTTAAGattcgttttttctttctttcttttttgtgcgcTAAATGCGTACAATGCGTTccgttgtgtgttgtgctcgTATGGTTGCAAGTATGATACaatcctcacacacacacgcacacaaagcaTTAATCATTTAACTCTTTAACCGTTTTCTTTGCAAATATATCAAGGCTGAACCATTTGCGCAGGTTCTATATGTTACAAAGATtgttgtaaaatgtaaaaaaaaacattgcaaacatgTAGAAGCCTGTGAAAAGTCTACAAAATTACTCCCAAAATGTACACCCTATTTAAAGGAATACAAAATGAACTtaaattttgcaacaaaacagTAGACAGAATGATGTTAAAAAATGGTCGATCACCAACCTAAAATGATCGCGCCTGATGGTCACAAGCTTTTTATGCTACACCCCGTTTGATTGATTTCATGCTGTTATGTGGTCCTCGTCCTCGGTAGTAGTGTCCTGCCCAGTTTTCGTTGCTCACCTTGTGCCGTTTTCGTCCAACCGTACCCTCCCTCTCAATTCTCTCAGTTTGACCCGAGTATTGAACCGTTTGCCCTATATTGTTTTGCAGGAAAGTGATGGTGAGAAAAGTGATCAGGATTTAGTGGTGGACGTCGCGAACGAAACGGTAAgggttgtgtgcgtgtgtgtgtgtgtgtgtgtgtgagcgtgtttgtacgtgtgtgcgtgtgtgtttgcgtgtacgtgtgtgtacgtgtgtgtacgtgtaagGTTTGCGTTCGCTCGAATTAACGTGGCGCGCATTCTAGTTTGTATGACCGAAAAGAGagtaagagaaagagagagagagagagagagagagacagggagCGAGAGCGAGATGTTTAAGTCAAGAAACACACTCTCACCAGCGCAAAATTTAAACTCAGTAGCATTTGATTTGGTTGAAGTCAGATTAAGAATAAAGGATAAGTCCTGGTTGCTCATCATTCCTTTGTCACCATCACTACCGTGCCACCCCTCCCACCGTGCTGTGTCCTttattagtgtgtgtgtatgtgtgtgagtgctagTGCAAGCTGTTTAGCGTCTTTAGCTTTGTTTTGTCGTATGTTTatcgtttgtttattttttttgtttgtttgtttgttttttcccctggCTCAACCATCTCGTTCATACGACTCCCATGCTCTGCTGCATCGTCCTTTTagattgcatttttatttttattttagtttatttcgTACTTCATTCGTCTTCTTTCTGTCGTCATTTCCCATTTAGTTGTATGTGATTAGCCTTACCCTACACATGTGTTGTATCGTTACTAGTTACCTTCATCGACTGCAGTTTGTAATTAAACTCCTACCATCGTTAGAAACATCTTCCGTATTAGAAACATCTGTAGACAAAGTAATCCAATACACACCAATTCCAGTCcaccaatcacacacacatacagacaccaCATTCCTGTTATCCGTTGTCGTCGTTTGCGTTCGATCTGCCTGTCCCCTCCCTGGTAGAAGCTGTTGTGTTTCTAGTTGTGTTTACATTGTATCATTGTGTAGGGTGTACCTTCCTTCCCAGTTTGTGTATtcgttgccattttttgtgtggttcCCAGCAAACCGTGTGTTATGCTAGAAGTAAATGCTTATTTTCGCTAAGCGAagagcttttgtgtgtgtgtgtgtttccccgCTGGTTCCAATTCTCGAACGTTTGTTCCTCTCCTGCAGGGTTCACCGTCACCCCGGCCGAACGGCGACCATCAGTCGGATCGTGGCGATCGGGACAGTATCGGGCTGAATGGCAGCGATAAGGCAGGCTCGAGCAGTTTGAAGGGTGCCAACGATCGACCCCCGTCCCGCTCTGGCTCGAGCTCGTCCCGATCAACGCCCAGCCTCAAAACGAAGGATGTAAgcaacaagcgacgaaccccgctTTCTTTCTGACGATCCGTGCTCTTAtcgtgtttcgtttcgttctccCCCACCCTACCCTTCTAGCTCGATAAACCAGGAACTCCCGGCGCGAAGGCCCGCGTCCCCACGCCCAACTCGTCCACACCCGGCGGTGTCCCGAAAGCCGTAGTACCTTCGCCAGCCGCCGGCTATCCTCCCTCGCCATATCAGCGACCGTCGGACCCGTACGCCAGACCGCCGCCCGACCCGTATGGTCGGCCTCCGATGCCTTTCGATCCTCACGGTCACGTCCGCACCAACGGTATCGCGCTGCCCGTGTCGAGCGGAAAACCGTGAGTATTGTCACTTCCCCAGCACCCGCTGGAATGCCGCTTCCCACTGAGCACCGTCTAACTGGTCCCCttttgtcccccccccccctccattcCAGTGCCTACTCCTACCATATGAACGGGGAAGGTGCCCCGCAGCCCGTCCCGTTCCCGGCCGACGCCCTTACCGGGCCCGGCATTCCGCGACACGCCCGCCAAATCAACACCCTCTCGCACGGGGAGGTCGTGTGCGCGGTCACCATCTCGAACCCGACCAAGTACGTCTACACCGGCGGCAAGGGTTGCGTGAAGGTGTGGGACATATCGCAGCCGGGCAACAAGAGCCCCGTCAGCCAGCTGGACTGTCTGGTAAGTGGATTCGCTTTCGGCGTTGCGCCGGCAAATTTCGCGCCAGCAGACCCGCCCCTTTAATGGCCGGTTGGTTATAATTCGCAGCAGCGAGACAACTATATCCGCTCCGTGAAGCTGCTCCCGGACGGCCGAACGCTGATCGTCGGGGGCGAAGCGTCGAACCTGTCGATCTGGGACCTGGCCAGCCCGACGCCCCGGATAAAGGCGGAGCTGACGTCGGCGGCACCTGCCTGCTACGCGCTCGCCATCAGTCCCGACTCGAAGGTGTGCTTTTCGTGCTGCAGCGACGGCAACATTGCCGTGTGGGATCTGCACAACCAGACGCTGGTGCGCCAGTTCCAGGGCCACACGGACGGTGCGTCCTGCATCGACATCAGCCCGGACGGGTCGCGCCTGTGGACCGGCGGGCTGGACAACACGGTCCGCTCGTGGGATCTGCGGGAAGGTcgccagctgcagcagcatgaCTTTAGCTCACAAATCTTCTCCCTCGGCTACTGTCCAACGGGTAAGTTTTGGTGTGCAGTGTGCCGCTCCAGTGGGTTCAGTCTCAACACACgtctcttttccatccaaacACAGGCGAATGGTTAGCGGTCGGAATGGAGAACTCGCACGTGGAGGTACTACACGCCACGAAGCAGGACAAGTATCAGCTGCATCTGCACGAGAGCTGCGTGCTGTCGTTGCGGTTCGCCGCCTGTGGCAAATGGTTCGTCTCGACCGGAAAGGACAATCTGCTGAACGCATGGCGTACGCCTTACGGTGCCAGCATTTTCCAGGTACGTTTTCAGCGCCAACTCCTCCTTCAACCGTTGCTATGGTAACGATTCTAATTGAACGATTTCTCCCTCTGCTGTCTTCCAAACAGTCAAAGGAAACCTCGTCAGTACTAAGTTGTGATATTTCGACCGATGACAAGTACATTGTCACTGGCTCCGGTGATAAGAAAGCAACCGTGTACGAGGTGATCTACTAAAAGGCCCCCACCACCCGTTTGTTGAGGaattgtctgtgtgtgtattttgcgACAGTGTATAGAACATCCAGCCGGCTAAAAAGGAACTCGCCTCGTATTGTGGTGCGTCCTAGAGATTGATCCATTCTGTGCCGCTTCTGTCGCAGATTCATGATAATAATGGTGAAACACACCGGGGCACTACGAATCAACTACCACACACGGGCAACACATCAAGTGACTTAAATGTGACGGAAGAACAACGGCCGTTCGTGGTGAATCGGGGGAGGAGGGAGCGCCCAAGCCCAAACGCGACGTAGAGGAATGCATAACGTCAATTGCACATGTGAGCGCGTATGCATTCAAGCTGCTACTATGTACAAAGGAAAGGATAGCAGACACACAGCATcaaacacccacccacccaccacatgacacacacacacaaaaataaaaggcaaaaaggcGCCCTTCGAAAGCGGTGGCTACATATAAGTGTCGCATTCGCTCTATCTCagttaattatttgttttttagaTTTCTAATCATGTAATAAGATGTGAATTGTATGctgcatgtgtgcgcgcgcgtgtgtgtgtgtgtgtgtgttcgggcgtgggaatatgtgtgtgtatatgagAAGGAGGCGAAGTGAGACAGAAGTGCGAGAGAAAAAGCGGTAGCTTTTAAGctaagaagaagcagaatcaCAAAGTAAATAGTAAGTAACTTAAGCGTGTCTAAGTGCGGTAGGTAGCAAAGGTAAAACTGAAAACAGAAGGCAGAAGAAGTTAGTAATCGGCAACACTGAACAACCAACAGCAAGAAGTCACAGTGAAGAACTTGACGTgcattatgtaaaaaaaaacaaacaatctgaaggaagcacattaaaaaaaacaggataATCCCATATGAAATGAGATGTAAAAGCGCATCGTCTAGTTGTTGAAACAAACAGTTTGAATTTGAAAGGATGAAAGGAAAGGCAAAAAGAGTAGAAGAAGAgcaacaagaaagaaaaaaacacatataaaaatgaatatgacaaaacaacaaaacagaagaaataaaaacggaAACCACCACCTCTTCCCCATCTTAATAGAGAAATGAACCAAATCGTATCCCCAACCAGTGTCAAACAAAACTCGAGTGAAAGAAtgcgttgtgtgtgtatgtgtgcatgaaagcagacagaagaagaagaaagaagggagtaaaagatcaacaaaacaaaagaaaatgtaaaaattaatCCTCCTTCCAGGGGCGGAGGGAGGGCCAGCCGGGTAGAAAGACCGGCCGGCAAATTGTGTATAGCGGGAGGAAGGGGGCGCGAGGAAAAGTGTGATCGTTTGCATATAGTAGGCGAAACAACAAATCCAGTTGCTTAGTAGCGAGGAAGCATACATTTGCACATAATAATTAACATTCTAATCCCTCTCATAGCTCTGTGTACAGTATTTTGAGCCCTTTCGAGCGCATTCTTAGCGGTTTCAGCCGGACCGGGACGGAACGGTGAGCGGCaatggcgcgtgtgtgtgtgtgtgtggtacgaGTTCGTACATTCGCTCACCACACTCCGTGTATTGTGCACACATGGACATCCCAACATCCCACTCCCCAAAATCACCACCTCCCTCCCACCCAACGCCGCTGGCCTGTTGCAGAGCAAACCGTGTGAAAAACGTTGCAACGGTTTAGGTAAATTGGTTTAGAAAGACGCAGCATACTAGGCAACAAAGCAGAAGGAAACATTCGCGATGctgccgaagaagaagaagaaaaaaagaaacagattGTATGATCGCTTAATTGTTTATGTTAGTTGTGTTTAACTACGGAACAACAGAAAGAGACACTGacaggaaagagagaaaggaaaggaCACAAAATTCgtttaaattttcaaacacTGCTGCATTGAATGGTTGAATTGATATATACTTATTTTTGATtcaaaaagcattttgatCGACATGTACCGATAATGGGAcgggagcgagagaaagagtcAAAAATGGCTAATCTAAACAGTTTAAAACACAAAGATGATTCTATTGAGAGCATCAAAGAAAGTTTGGAAACTTAATTTATTGCCTGTCTGTGTCGTTTCGCATAAACGGCCAGCATGGCCAACACCGTTTCCGTTTCCTTTGGTGTCCCTCTTGTGGACACTATCAACACGGAAATATAGTTCTAAATGTTTGCTCTAACAGGCCGAAATCTCATTTGCAATTGACTCAAAGTAAATACAAACAAGCTTAAGTACACACTATCTAAAACCATCTCACCTGTCTGAAACGAGCGAAAGGTGGGGATAAGAGGCATGACATTCGATGAAAACAGCATTTATTGTTTGATTGATGAACCCTAAATGTGTTGCTTCAAGTGTGTTCTGCCATTCACTCTCCATCCAAGGCACGAGCCAATTTACTGGACGAGTGAGGAGGTGGCGTGACGAGCGTGTTAAATTAGAGCAGCGAAAGATGTAGAAATGAAGCGCACTGTGAAGGCAGAACGAACGTTGAAGGCAGCAGTAGGAGCGCGGGTAGAGGGGGTGAGAAAATGGAGAAACATAATGAATATTTTTAGAAATGGAAAACCGAAAAACTATTAATCATTGATGCGTCGTATATCTGTTGTGTGAATTTGAAAGAAATGAGAAAATGGAATTTGCCAAATTCTTCGTGCGAAGCAAATGTGGGTAAGTAAATCAATACTGTGTCTTGACACGGTTAAACTCGAAATGGTCAATGATGTCCGGAAATGGTCAACAAAGTGTTTTGTTGGACCTACATGTGGTTGAacatctttctctctgtcttccAACATGATGATTCAGATTACATTATGACCTTTGAACACctcatctttctctctctcacgatagagcacgtcgatgtgacatggcccggtcaacaatcattctccaggatgctcagTCTACGACTGAAACCTCTTATTCatgtagacacccgatctccgtcagatctcgcttcacctggtccaaccatcgagttcgctgtgctcgcctgcgccttatgccgaactgggggtcgctgtcgaacaccttcttggtggggcatgagtccggcatcctcatgacttgccccagccatcgtatcctgttgccagccttcgccaccgtcaggatgcttgattcgccgtacagctcagcaagctcgtggttcatttCGTAACGACCGTCCCGAGATAGCAGAACTTCTATACTACCTCGACTCAACTTATACTCAACTtatacactgcttcccagtTGATCTGAGTCTCCGGCAAGCAGattcttcgtcttcgtcgggtgtacgcctcacacaccttcgctgatgtcctgccgatgatgtcgatgtcatctgcgaagccaagaaattggagagaacggtagaggatcgtgccacggatgtcgttgtctagctCCGCGCTTcaaatgacaccttccagggcgatgttgaagagcaCACAGAAGAGTCCgtcaccttgcctcagacccctatgagattcgaacgattccgacgtcgctactctcaccttgcacttCATGGTGGCCTCTAATAGTcggatcaacttcccagggaagtggtaccgctgcatgatgctACATAGCTCATTCCGGTCTATGGTGTTGTAagccgccttgaagtcgatgaacaggtggtgtGTAGGGATCTGGCGctctggaggatctgccgtagagtgaaattttggtcggtggtggatttgcctccaacaaacccagTTTGGTAGCTGCCAACGAAATTTGTAGTAAGGGGCGCAAGTCTGAAGAATGCAGGACAGGGACaggacaggatcttgtaggcggCACTCAAGACTGTTGTT comes from the Anopheles coluzzii chromosome 2, AcolN3, whole genome shotgun sequence genome and includes:
- the LOC120948849 gene encoding protein groucho isoform X1 gives rise to the protein MYPAPTRHPSASVSSSKYIPSYLGGPPPQGRQFTIAETLERIKEEFNFLQAQYHSLKLECDKLASEKTEMQRHYVMYYEMSYGLNVEMHKQTEIAKRLNALIGQLLPFLATEHQQQIASAVERAKQVTMPELNAIIGQHQQQGIQQLLQQIHAQQIPGGPPQPIPGLGALAGPLTAFGGPMGLPHGAPQSMLKAPPDLHREDLKVPLGGPSAEERMRNSVSPADREKYRPRSPLELDGEAKRRKEEKLNHESDGEKSDQDLVVDVANETGSPSPRPNGDHQSDRGDRDSIGLNGSDKAGSSSLKGANDRPPSRSGSSSSRSTPSLKTKDLDKPGTPGAKARVPTPNSSTPGGVPKAVVPSPAAGYPPSPYQRPSDPYARPPPDPYGRPPMPFDPHGHVRTNGIALPVSSGKPAYSYHMNGEGAPQPVPFPADALTGPGIPRHARQINTLSHGEVVCAVTISNPTKYVYTGGKGCVKVWDISQPGNKSPVSQLDCLQRDNYIRSVKLLPDGRTLIVGGEASNLSIWDLASPTPRIKAELTSAAPACYALAISPDSKVCFSCCSDGNIAVWDLHNQTLVRQFQGHTDGASCIDISPDGSRLWTGGLDNTVRSWDLREGRQLQQHDFSSQIFSLGYCPTGEWLAVGMENSHVEVLHATKQDKYQLHLHESCVLSLRFAACGKWFVSTGKDNLLNAWRTPYGASIFQSKETSSVLSCDISTDDKYIVTGSGDKKATVYEVIY
- the LOC120948849 gene encoding protein groucho isoform X3, translating into MYPAPTRHPSASVSSSKYIPSYLGGPPPQGRQFTIAETLERIKEEFNFLQAQYHSLKLECDKLASEKTEMQRHYVMYYEMSYGLNVEMHKQTEIAKRLNALIGQLLPFLATEHQQQIASAVERAKQVTMPELNAIIGQHQQQGIQQLLQQIHAQQIPGGPPQPIPGLGALAGPLTAFGGPMGLPHGAPQSMLKAPPDLHREDLKVPLGGPSAEERMRNSVSPADREKYRPRSPLELDGEAKRRKEEKLNHESDGEKSDQDLVVDVANETGSPSPRPNGDHQSDRGDRDSIGLNGSDKAGSSSLKGANDRPPSRSGSSSSRSTPSLKTKDLDKPGTPGAKARVPTPNSSTPGGVPKAVVPSPAAGYPPSPYQRPSDPYARPPPDPYGRPPMPFDPHGHVRTNGIALPVSSGKPAYSYHMNGEGAPQPVPFPADALTGPGIPRHARQINTLSHGEVVCAVTISNPTKYVYTGGKGCVKVWDISQPGNKSPVSQLDCLRDNYIRSVKLLPDGRTLIVGGEASNLSIWDLASPTPRIKAELTSAAPACYALAISPDSKVCFSCCSDGNIAVWDLHNQTLVRQFQGHTDGASCIDISPDGSRLWTGGLDNTVRSWDLREGRQLQQHDFSSQIFSLGYCPTGEWLAVGMENSHVEVLHATKQDKYQLHLHESCVLSLRFAACGKWFVSTGKDNLLNAWRTPYGASIFQSKETSSVLSCDISTDDKYIVTGSGDKKATVYEVIY
- the LOC120948849 gene encoding protein groucho isoform X9, translating into MTANLKGPPPQGRQFTIAETLERIKEEFNFLQAQYHSLKLECDKLASEKTEMQRHYVMYYEMSYGLNVEMHKQTEIAKRLNALIGQLLPFLATEHQQQIASAVERAKQVTMPELNAIIGQHQQQGIQQLLQQIHAQQIPGGPPQPIPGLGALAGPLTAFGGPMGLPHGAPQSMLKAPPDLHREDLKVPLGGPSAEERMRNSVSPADREKYRPRSPLELDGEAKRRKEEKLNHESDGEKSDQDLVVDVANETGSPSPRPNGDHQSDRGDRDSIGLNGSDKAGSSSLKGANDRPPSRSGSSSSRSTPSLKTKDLDKPGTPGAKARVPTPNSSTPGGVPKAVVPSPAAGYPPSPYQRPSDPYARPPPDPYGRPPMPFDPHGHVRTNGIALPVSSGKPAYSYHMNGEGAPQPVPFPADALTGPGIPRHARQINTLSHGEVVCAVTISNPTKYVYTGGKGCVKVWDISQPGNKSPVSQLDCLQRDNYIRSVKLLPDGRTLIVGGEASNLSIWDLASPTPRIKAELTSAAPACYALAISPDSKVCFSCCSDGNIAVWDLHNQTLVRQFQGHTDGASCIDISPDGSRLWTGGLDNTVRSWDLREGRQLQQHDFSSQIFSLGYCPTGEWLAVGMENSHVEVLHATKQDKYQLHLHESCVLSLRFAACGKWFVSTGKDNLLNAWRTPYGASIFQSKETSSVLSCDISTDDKYIVTGSGDKKATVYEVIY
- the LOC120948849 gene encoding protein groucho isoform X6 is translated as MYPAPTRHPSASGPPPQGRQFTIAETLERIKEEFNFLQAQYHSLKLECDKLASEKTEMQRHYVMYYEMSYGLNVEMHKQTEIAKRLNALIGQLLPFLATEHQQQIASAVERAKQVTMPELNAIIGQHQQQGIQQLLQQIHAQQIPGGPPQPIPGLGALAGPLTAFGGPMGLPHGAPQSMLKAPPDLHREDLKVPLGGPSAEERMRNSVSPADREKYRPRSPLELDGEAKRRKEEKLNHESDGEKSDQDLVVDVANETGSPSPRPNGDHQSDRGDRDSIGLNGSDKAGSSSLKGANDRPPSRSGSSSSRSTPSLKTKDLDKPGTPGAKARVPTPNSSTPGGVPKAVVPSPAAGYPPSPYQRPSDPYARPPPDPYGRPPMPFDPHGHVRTNGIALPVSSGKPAYSYHMNGEGAPQPVPFPADALTGPGIPRHARQINTLSHGEVVCAVTISNPTKYVYTGGKGCVKVWDISQPGNKSPVSQLDCLQRDNYIRSVKLLPDGRTLIVGGEASNLSIWDLASPTPRIKAELTSAAPACYALAISPDSKVCFSCCSDGNIAVWDLHNQTLVRQFQGHTDGASCIDISPDGSRLWTGGLDNTVRSWDLREGRQLQQHDFSSQIFSLGYCPTGEWLAVGMENSHVEVLHATKQDKYQLHLHESCVLSLRFAACGKWFVSTGKDNLLNAWRTPYGASIFQSKETSSVLSCDISTDDKYIVTGSGDKKATVYEVIY
- the LOC120948849 gene encoding protein groucho isoform X10, producing MYPAPTRHPSASVSSSKYIPSYLGGPPPQGRQFTIAETLERIKEEFNFLQAQYHSLKLECDKLASEKTEMQRHYVMYYEMSYGLNVEMHKQTEIAKRLNALIGQLLPFLATEHQQQIASAVERAKQVTMPELNAIIGQHQQQGIQQLLQQIHAQQIPGGPPQPIPGLGALAGPLTAFGGPMGLPHGAPQSMLKAPPDLHREDLKVPLGGPSAEERMRNSVSPADREKYRPRSPLELDGEAKRRKEEKLNHGSPSPRPNGDHQSDRGDRDSIGLNGSDKAGSSSLKGANDRPPSRSGSSSSRSTPSLKTKDLDKPGTPGAKARVPTPNSSTPGGVPKAVVPSPAAGYPPSPYQRPSDPYARPPPDPYGRPPMPFDPHGHVRTNGIALPVSSGKPAYSYHMNGEGAPQPVPFPADALTGPGIPRHARQINTLSHGEVVCAVTISNPTKYVYTGGKGCVKVWDISQPGNKSPVSQLDCLQRDNYIRSVKLLPDGRTLIVGGEASNLSIWDLASPTPRIKAELTSAAPACYALAISPDSKVCFSCCSDGNIAVWDLHNQTLVRQFQGHTDGASCIDISPDGSRLWTGGLDNTVRSWDLREGRQLQQHDFSSQIFSLGYCPTGEWLAVGMENSHVEVLHATKQDKYQLHLHESCVLSLRFAACGKWFVSTGKDNLLNAWRTPYGASIFQSKETSSVLSCDISTDDKYIVTGSGDKKATVYEVIY
- the LOC120948849 gene encoding protein groucho isoform X5, giving the protein MYPAPTRHPSASVSSSKYIPSYLGGPPPQGRQFTIAETLERIKEEFNFLQAQYHSLKLECDKLASEKTEMQRHYVMYYEMSYGLNVEMHKQTEIAKRLNALIGQLLPFLATEHQQQIASAVERAKQVTMPELNAIIGQQIHAQQIPGGPPQPIPGLGALAGPLTAFGGPMGLPHGAPQSMLKAPPDLHREDLKVPLGGPSAEERMRNSVSPADREKYRPRSPLELDGEAKRRKEEKLNHESDGEKSDQDLVVDVANETGSPSPRPNGDHQSDRGDRDSIGLNGSDKAGSSSLKGANDRPPSRSGSSSSRSTPSLKTKDLDKPGTPGAKARVPTPNSSTPGGVPKAVVPSPAAGYPPSPYQRPSDPYARPPPDPYGRPPMPFDPHGHVRTNGIALPVSSGKPAYSYHMNGEGAPQPVPFPADALTGPGIPRHARQINTLSHGEVVCAVTISNPTKYVYTGGKGCVKVWDISQPGNKSPVSQLDCLQRDNYIRSVKLLPDGRTLIVGGEASNLSIWDLASPTPRIKAELTSAAPACYALAISPDSKVCFSCCSDGNIAVWDLHNQTLVRQFQGHTDGASCIDISPDGSRLWTGGLDNTVRSWDLREGRQLQQHDFSSQIFSLGYCPTGEWLAVGMENSHVEVLHATKQDKYQLHLHESCVLSLRFAACGKWFVSTGKDNLLNAWRTPYGASIFQSKETSSVLSCDISTDDKYIVTGSGDKKATVYEVIY
- the LOC120948849 gene encoding protein groucho isoform X7, with product MYPAPTRHPSASVSSSKYIPSYLGGPPPQGRQFTIAETLERIKEEFNFLQAQYHSLKLECDKLASEKTEMQRHYVMYYEMSYGLNVEMHKQTEIAKRLNALIGQLLPFLATEHQQQIASAVERAKQVTMPELNAIIGQIHAQQIPGGPPQPIPGLGALAGPLTAFGGPMGLPHGAPQSMLKAPPDLHREDLKVPLGGPSAEERMRNSVSPADREKYRPRSPLELDGEAKRRKEEKLNHESDGEKSDQDLVVDVANETGSPSPRPNGDHQSDRGDRDSIGLNGSDKAGSSSLKGANDRPPSRSGSSSSRSTPSLKTKDLDKPGTPGAKARVPTPNSSTPGGVPKAVVPSPAAGYPPSPYQRPSDPYARPPPDPYGRPPMPFDPHGHVRTNGIALPVSSGKPAYSYHMNGEGAPQPVPFPADALTGPGIPRHARQINTLSHGEVVCAVTISNPTKYVYTGGKGCVKVWDISQPGNKSPVSQLDCLQRDNYIRSVKLLPDGRTLIVGGEASNLSIWDLASPTPRIKAELTSAAPACYALAISPDSKVCFSCCSDGNIAVWDLHNQTLVRQFQGHTDGASCIDISPDGSRLWTGGLDNTVRSWDLREGRQLQQHDFSSQIFSLGYCPTGEWLAVGMENSHVEVLHATKQDKYQLHLHESCVLSLRFAACGKWFVSTGKDNLLNAWRTPYGASIFQSKETSSVLSCDISTDDKYIVTGSGDKKATVYEVIY
- the LOC120948849 gene encoding protein groucho isoform X2, with the translated sequence MYPAPTRHPSASVSSSKYIPSYLGGPPPQGRQFTIAETLERIKEEFNFLQAQYHSLKLECDKLASEKTEMQRHYVMYYEMSYGLNVEMHKQTEIAKRLNALIGQLLPFLATEHQQQIASAVERAKQVTMPELNAIIGQHQQQGIQQLLQIHAQQIPGGPPQPIPGLGALAGPLTAFGGPMGLPHGAPQSMLKAPPDLHREDLKVPLGGPSAEERMRNSVSPADREKYRPRSPLELDGEAKRRKEEKLNHESDGEKSDQDLVVDVANETGSPSPRPNGDHQSDRGDRDSIGLNGSDKAGSSSLKGANDRPPSRSGSSSSRSTPSLKTKDLDKPGTPGAKARVPTPNSSTPGGVPKAVVPSPAAGYPPSPYQRPSDPYARPPPDPYGRPPMPFDPHGHVRTNGIALPVSSGKPAYSYHMNGEGAPQPVPFPADALTGPGIPRHARQINTLSHGEVVCAVTISNPTKYVYTGGKGCVKVWDISQPGNKSPVSQLDCLQRDNYIRSVKLLPDGRTLIVGGEASNLSIWDLASPTPRIKAELTSAAPACYALAISPDSKVCFSCCSDGNIAVWDLHNQTLVRQFQGHTDGASCIDISPDGSRLWTGGLDNTVRSWDLREGRQLQQHDFSSQIFSLGYCPTGEWLAVGMENSHVEVLHATKQDKYQLHLHESCVLSLRFAACGKWFVSTGKDNLLNAWRTPYGASIFQSKETSSVLSCDISTDDKYIVTGSGDKKATVYEVIY
- the LOC120948849 gene encoding protein groucho isoform X4, with the translated sequence MYPAPTRHPSASVSSSKYIPSYLGGPPPQGRQFTIAETLERIKEEFNFLQAQYHSLKLECDKLASEKTEMQRHYVMYYEMSYGLNVEMHKQTEIAKRLNALIGQLLPFLATEHQQQIASAVERAKQVTMPELNAIIGQHQQQGIQQLLIHAQQIPGGPPQPIPGLGALAGPLTAFGGPMGLPHGAPQSMLKAPPDLHREDLKVPLGGPSAEERMRNSVSPADREKYRPRSPLELDGEAKRRKEEKLNHESDGEKSDQDLVVDVANETGSPSPRPNGDHQSDRGDRDSIGLNGSDKAGSSSLKGANDRPPSRSGSSSSRSTPSLKTKDLDKPGTPGAKARVPTPNSSTPGGVPKAVVPSPAAGYPPSPYQRPSDPYARPPPDPYGRPPMPFDPHGHVRTNGIALPVSSGKPAYSYHMNGEGAPQPVPFPADALTGPGIPRHARQINTLSHGEVVCAVTISNPTKYVYTGGKGCVKVWDISQPGNKSPVSQLDCLQRDNYIRSVKLLPDGRTLIVGGEASNLSIWDLASPTPRIKAELTSAAPACYALAISPDSKVCFSCCSDGNIAVWDLHNQTLVRQFQGHTDGASCIDISPDGSRLWTGGLDNTVRSWDLREGRQLQQHDFSSQIFSLGYCPTGEWLAVGMENSHVEVLHATKQDKYQLHLHESCVLSLRFAACGKWFVSTGKDNLLNAWRTPYGASIFQSKETSSVLSCDISTDDKYIVTGSGDKKATVYEVIY